From one Conyzicola nivalis genomic stretch:
- a CDS encoding HIT family protein — protein MKDYDGTEYDNVESVDGFAAVPDAFQRLWTPHRIAYIESGQQPAKDSCPFCVAPTLSDEQALIVARGEHAFVLLNLFPYNSGHLLVCPYRHVSTYDEATDAEVAEIASLTQKAMRVLTATSGANGFNIGMNQGQLAGAGIADHLHQHVVPRWAHDSNFFPIIAGTKALPRLLGDVRAEVAAAWPA, from the coding sequence ATGAAAGACTACGACGGAACCGAGTACGACAACGTCGAGTCGGTCGACGGTTTCGCCGCGGTCCCGGACGCCTTCCAGCGGCTGTGGACGCCCCACCGCATCGCCTACATCGAGAGCGGACAGCAGCCGGCGAAGGACTCGTGCCCGTTCTGCGTCGCTCCGACGCTGAGCGACGAGCAGGCGCTCATCGTGGCGCGCGGCGAGCACGCCTTCGTGCTGCTCAACCTGTTCCCGTACAACAGCGGCCACCTGCTCGTGTGCCCGTACCGGCACGTGTCGACCTACGACGAGGCGACCGACGCCGAGGTCGCCGAGATCGCGAGCCTCACCCAGAAGGCGATGCGCGTGCTCACCGCCACCTCGGGCGCGAACGGTTTCAACATCGGCATGAACCAGGGCCAGCTGGCCGGCGCGGGCATCGCCGACCACCTGCACCAGCACGTCGTTCCCCGCTGGGCGCACGACTCGAACTTCTTCCCGATCATCGCCGGTACCAAGGCGCTGCCCCGTCTCCTCGGCGACGTGCGTGCCGAGGTCGCCGCGGCGTGGCCCGCGTGA
- the thrS gene encoding threonine--tRNA ligase gives MTDQKTGFDLFTERSIVAMRVNGELRDLASTVSESDTVEPVEISSPDGLNILRHSAAHVMAQAVQSINPEAKLGIGPPVTDGFYYDFDVETPFTPEDVKAIDKAMERIIKQGQRFQRRVVTDDAARAELADEPYKLELIGLKGGADGAAEAIELGADNESVEVGGAELTIYDNVDAKTGEVYWSDLCRGPHLPSTRLIGNGWSLQRTAAAYWRGSEKNKQLQRIYGTAWPTKDELRAYQSRLEEAAKRDHRKLGQELDLFSFPEEIGSGLAVFHPKGGIIRAEIENYMRERLLANGYDLVNTPHITKGHLFETSQHLNWYREGMFPPMHLDEEVDAEGNVTRQGQDYYLKPMNCPMHNLIFKARGRSYRELPLRLAEFGTVYRYEKSGTLQGLTRVRGLTQDDAHIYVTQDQVKEEVASQLEFVFETLRGYGLTDFYLELSTRDPAKSVGTDDQWEIATDTLREVAEASGLELVADPGGAAFYGPKISVQARDAIGRTWQLSTVQLDFNQPELFDLEYTASDGNRQQPVMIHRALLGSIERFFAILLEHYAGAFPVWLSPVQVIGIPVAEQYEDYLWEVLAKLKSHGVRVELDSSSDRMPKKIRNATLQKIPFQLIAGEDDRANNAVSFRFRDGHQENGIPVDEAVERILESIRTKAQV, from the coding sequence ATGACTGACCAGAAAACCGGATTCGACCTGTTCACCGAGCGCAGCATCGTTGCCATGCGCGTCAATGGCGAGTTGAGGGATCTGGCGAGCACCGTCAGCGAGTCCGACACGGTCGAGCCTGTCGAGATCTCGAGCCCCGACGGCCTGAACATCCTGCGCCACTCCGCCGCGCACGTGATGGCGCAGGCGGTACAGTCGATCAACCCCGAGGCGAAGCTCGGCATCGGCCCGCCCGTGACCGACGGTTTCTACTACGACTTCGACGTCGAGACGCCGTTCACGCCCGAAGACGTGAAGGCCATCGACAAGGCCATGGAGCGCATCATCAAGCAGGGCCAGCGTTTCCAGCGCCGGGTCGTGACGGATGACGCGGCTCGCGCAGAGCTCGCGGACGAGCCGTACAAGCTCGAGCTCATCGGCCTCAAGGGCGGTGCCGACGGTGCGGCCGAGGCCATCGAGCTGGGCGCCGACAACGAGAGCGTCGAGGTCGGCGGTGCCGAGCTCACGATCTACGACAACGTCGACGCGAAGACCGGCGAGGTCTACTGGAGCGACCTGTGCCGCGGCCCGCACCTGCCCTCCACCCGCCTCATCGGCAACGGCTGGTCGCTGCAGCGCACCGCCGCCGCCTACTGGCGCGGCTCGGAGAAGAACAAGCAGCTGCAGCGCATCTACGGCACGGCGTGGCCGACGAAGGACGAACTGCGCGCATACCAGTCGCGACTCGAGGAGGCCGCCAAGCGCGACCACCGCAAGCTCGGCCAGGAGCTCGACCTCTTCTCCTTCCCCGAGGAGATCGGCTCGGGGCTCGCGGTCTTCCACCCCAAGGGCGGCATCATCCGCGCCGAGATCGAGAACTACATGCGCGAGCGTCTGCTCGCGAACGGCTACGACCTCGTCAACACCCCGCACATCACCAAGGGCCACCTGTTCGAGACCAGCCAGCACCTCAACTGGTACCGCGAGGGCATGTTCCCGCCCATGCACCTCGACGAGGAGGTCGACGCCGAGGGCAACGTCACGCGTCAGGGCCAGGACTACTACCTGAAGCCCATGAACTGCCCGATGCACAACCTGATCTTCAAGGCACGCGGTCGCAGCTACCGCGAGCTGCCGCTCCGCCTCGCCGAGTTCGGCACCGTGTACCGCTACGAGAAGAGCGGCACCCTGCAGGGACTCACGCGCGTACGCGGTCTCACCCAGGACGACGCCCACATCTACGTGACGCAGGACCAGGTCAAGGAGGAGGTCGCGAGCCAGCTCGAGTTCGTCTTCGAGACCCTGCGCGGCTACGGGCTCACCGACTTCTACCTCGAGCTGTCCACCCGCGACCCCGCGAAGTCGGTCGGCACCGACGATCAGTGGGAGATTGCGACGGACACCCTGCGCGAGGTGGCCGAGGCCTCCGGTCTCGAACTCGTCGCCGACCCGGGCGGTGCCGCGTTCTACGGCCCCAAGATCTCGGTGCAAGCGCGCGACGCGATCGGCCGCACGTGGCAGCTCTCGACCGTGCAGCTCGACTTCAACCAGCCCGAACTGTTCGACCTCGAGTACACGGCCTCCGACGGCAACCGGCAGCAGCCGGTGATGATCCACCGTGCCCTGCTCGGTTCGATCGAGCGCTTCTTCGCCATCCTGCTCGAGCACTACGCGGGCGCGTTCCCCGTCTGGCTGTCGCCCGTGCAGGTCATCGGCATCCCCGTGGCCGAGCAGTACGAGGACTACCTGTGGGAGGTCCTCGCGAAGCTCAAGTCGCACGGCGTCCGCGTCGAACTCGACTCGTCGAGCGACCGCATGCCCAAGAAGATCCGCAACGCCACGCTGCAGAAGATCCCGTTCCAGCTCATCGCCGGCGAAGACGACCGCGCGAACAACGCCGTCAGCTTCCGCTTCCGCGACGGACACCAGGAGAACGGCATCCCCGTGGACGAGGCCGTCGAACGCATCCTCGAGTCGATCCGCACGAAGGCGCAGGTCTGA
- a CDS encoding EI24 domain-containing protein, which translates to MPSTTSPRPRFISRYLGGVRLLGSGLRMWLTDPRIMLMGAIPALIVTAVYLAGIVALASNIDGLAAWATPFADDWDETGRTVVRAVASLAMLAAALLVFVYTFAAITLAVGSPFYEKISRKVEERLGGIDSPVEVPFWRGAGRGLVDAVRVLATTLVIAVVLLVLGFIPVIGQTVVPVLGATAGGWLLALELTGFSFEARGLDGSAKRRALGVDRARTLGFGMATYLVFFIPFAAVVIMPAAVAGGTMLARSATGTATGTREVSPAG; encoded by the coding sequence ATGCCCTCGACGACCTCGCCTCGCCCCCGGTTCATCTCCCGCTATCTCGGCGGGGTGCGGCTGCTCGGTTCGGGCCTCAGGATGTGGCTTACCGACCCGCGCATCATGCTGATGGGCGCTATCCCCGCGCTGATCGTCACGGCGGTCTACCTGGCCGGCATCGTCGCCCTCGCGAGCAACATCGACGGGCTGGCGGCCTGGGCCACCCCCTTCGCCGACGACTGGGACGAGACCGGGCGCACCGTCGTGCGCGCGGTCGCCTCGCTCGCGATGCTCGCGGCCGCCCTGCTCGTTTTCGTGTACACCTTCGCGGCAATCACCCTCGCCGTCGGGAGCCCGTTCTACGAGAAGATCTCGCGCAAGGTCGAGGAGCGACTCGGCGGCATCGACTCCCCCGTCGAGGTGCCCTTCTGGCGCGGCGCCGGGCGCGGGCTGGTCGACGCCGTGCGCGTGCTCGCGACCACCCTCGTGATCGCGGTCGTGCTGCTGGTGCTCGGCTTCATCCCGGTGATCGGGCAGACGGTCGTGCCGGTACTCGGCGCGACCGCCGGCGGGTGGCTGCTGGCGCTCGAACTCACCGGCTTCTCGTTCGAAGCGCGTGGCCTCGACGGCTCGGCTAAGCGCCGCGCTCTCGGCGTCGACCGGGCGCGGACGCTCGGCTTCGGTATGGCCACCTACCTCGTATTCTTCATCCCGTTCGCCGCCGTCGTCATCATGCCCGCCGCGGTCGCCGGCGGCACGATGCTCGCGCGTTCCGCAACCGGGACCGCGACCGGCACGCGCGAGGTCAGCCCAGCGGGTTGA
- a CDS encoding amino acid ABC transporter substrate-binding protein, with the protein MKNSRLALVGIVAATAIALTGCQSAATPDAEGDAGADTSLSDVQDSGTLTIGTEGTYRPFTFHDESGDLTGFDVEIATAVAEKLGVEPEFQETQWDAIFAGLDAGRFDIIANQVSITDEREEKYELSEPYTVSPGVVIVGKDTSGIDSLESLSGKTTAQSLSSNWYELAVANGANVESVEGWAQAVALLEQGRVDATINDKLTFLDYKETDAAGAAGLKIAAETDDPSRNAFVVKKGESALIEAVNDALVELRADGTLAEISEKYFGEDVTE; encoded by the coding sequence ATGAAGAACTCCCGTCTCGCCCTCGTGGGCATCGTCGCAGCCACGGCCATCGCCCTCACGGGCTGCCAGTCGGCCGCGACCCCGGACGCCGAGGGCGACGCGGGTGCGGACACGAGCCTCAGCGACGTGCAGGACTCGGGCACGCTGACGATCGGAACCGAGGGCACCTACCGCCCGTTCACCTTCCACGACGAGTCCGGCGACCTCACCGGCTTCGACGTCGAGATCGCCACCGCGGTCGCCGAGAAGCTCGGCGTCGAGCCCGAGTTCCAGGAGACCCAGTGGGACGCCATCTTTGCCGGCCTCGATGCCGGACGATTCGACATCATCGCCAACCAGGTCTCGATCACCGACGAGCGCGAAGAGAAGTACGAACTCTCCGAGCCTTACACCGTGAGCCCCGGCGTCGTGATCGTCGGCAAGGACACGTCGGGCATCGACTCGCTCGAGAGCCTCAGCGGCAAGACGACGGCGCAGTCGCTGTCGAGCAACTGGTACGAACTCGCGGTTGCCAACGGCGCCAACGTCGAATCGGTCGAGGGGTGGGCGCAGGCCGTCGCGCTGCTCGAACAGGGCCGCGTCGACGCGACGATCAACGACAAGCTGACCTTCCTCGATTACAAGGAGACGGATGCGGCCGGAGCAGCTGGACTGAAGATCGCTGCCGAGACCGACGATCCCTCCCGCAACGCCTTCGTCGTCAAGAAGGGCGAATCGGCGCTCATCGAGGCCGTCAACGACGCGCTCGTCGAACTCCGCGCCGACGGTACGCTCGCCGAGATCTCGGAGAAGTACTTCGGGGAAGACGTCACCGAGTGA
- a CDS encoding amino acid ABC transporter ATP-binding protein, whose amino-acid sequence MSPTDPTGPPLVAVHGLRKSFGDNEVLRGIDFEVRRGEVVALIGPSGSGKTTVLRSLNALAVPDGGTVAFASGLSVDFTQPVSKRDLLALRDRSAMVFQHYNLFPHKTVIENIIEGPVQVQKVAVAVAKADAERLLDRVGLLDRRDSYPFELSGGQQQRVGIVRALALKPDLLLFDEPTSSLDPELVGDVLAVIKELADEGWTMVVVTHELAFARQVATEVVFMDGGVVVERGAPSQILVEPTQERTKQFLHRLLNPLG is encoded by the coding sequence ATGTCGCCCACTGATCCGACCGGCCCGCCGCTCGTCGCCGTGCACGGCCTCCGCAAGTCGTTCGGTGACAACGAGGTGCTGCGGGGCATCGACTTCGAGGTGCGCCGCGGCGAGGTCGTCGCGCTCATCGGACCGTCGGGCTCGGGCAAAACCACGGTATTGCGCAGCCTGAACGCCCTCGCCGTGCCGGACGGCGGCACGGTCGCCTTCGCCAGCGGCCTCAGTGTCGACTTCACCCAGCCCGTGTCGAAGCGCGACCTGCTCGCGCTCCGCGACCGGTCGGCCATGGTGTTCCAGCACTACAACCTGTTCCCGCACAAGACGGTGATCGAGAACATAATCGAGGGACCCGTGCAGGTGCAGAAGGTCGCGGTCGCGGTGGCGAAGGCCGACGCCGAGCGGCTGCTCGACCGCGTGGGGCTGCTCGACAGGCGCGACAGCTACCCGTTCGAGCTGTCGGGCGGGCAGCAGCAGCGCGTCGGCATCGTGCGCGCGCTCGCGTTGAAGCCCGACCTGCTGCTGTTCGACGAACCGACCTCCTCGCTCGACCCCGAACTGGTCGGCGACGTGCTCGCGGTCATCAAGGAGCTCGCCGACGAGGGCTGGACCATGGTCGTCGTCACCCACGAACTGGCCTTCGCCCGCCAGGTGGCGACCGAGGTCGTGTTTATGGACGGCGGCGTCGTGGTGGAACGCGGGGCGCCGTCGCAGATCCTCGTCGAGCCGACGCAGGAACGCACGAAGCAGTTCCTGCACCGCCTGCTCAACCCGCTGGGCTGA
- a CDS encoding amino acid ABC transporter permease — MTESQWELLWTSLGPIVSGALTGTIPLALTSFVLGLAIALGVALARLSRVRVVSGAARVYISIIRGTPLLVQLFVIFYGLPSLGLLIDPWPSAIIAFALNVGGYAAEVIRAAILSVPVGQWEAGHMIGMSRAQTLRRIILPQAARVSVPPLSNTFISLVKDTSLASLILVTELFRRAQQIATFSNEFMLLYLEAALVYWLICLVLSSGQNVLEKRLDRYVAH, encoded by the coding sequence GTGACCGAATCCCAGTGGGAGCTGCTCTGGACGTCGCTCGGGCCGATCGTGTCCGGTGCGCTCACCGGCACGATCCCGCTGGCGCTGACCAGCTTCGTGCTCGGACTGGCGATCGCCCTCGGCGTCGCCCTCGCCCGCCTGTCGCGGGTGCGGGTGGTGTCGGGGGCCGCGCGCGTGTACATCTCGATCATCAGGGGCACGCCGCTGCTGGTGCAGCTCTTCGTGATCTTCTACGGGCTCCCTTCGCTCGGGCTGCTGATCGACCCCTGGCCGAGCGCGATCATCGCGTTCGCCCTCAACGTCGGCGGTTACGCGGCCGAGGTCATCCGCGCCGCGATCCTGAGCGTTCCGGTCGGCCAGTGGGAGGCCGGTCACATGATCGGTATGTCGCGCGCGCAGACGCTGCGCCGGATCATCCTGCCGCAGGCGGCGCGTGTTTCGGTGCCGCCCCTGTCGAACACGTTCATCAGCCTCGTCAAGGACACCTCGCTCGCCTCGCTCATCCTGGTGACCGAGCTGTTCCGACGCGCCCAGCAGATCGCCACCTTCAGCAACGAGTTCATGCTGCTCTACCTCGAGGCGGCGCTCGTCTACTGGCTCATCTGCCTCGTGCTGTCGAGCGGCCAGAACGTGCTCGAGAAGAGATTGGACCGCTATGTCGCCCACTGA